A part of Paenibacillus sp. sptzw28 genomic DNA contains:
- a CDS encoding sulfate ABC transporter permease subunit, giving the protein MKKLWISLTYAVFLILLIAPIVKIFTGSWAEGWSGFAEALTRKQSLHALMMTGIIVAVVTVINTIFGIMLALYLVRATWLGQRLKQLLNSIVDLPFAVSPVIGGLMIVLILGPHSVIGAFFEDIGFKVVYALPGMILATLFVTFPLMVREVMPVLQEIGVQQEEAASTLGSYSWYTFWHVTWPSIRWGVIYGVVLTVARSLGEFGAVLVVSGNIMNKTQTATTLVYQDVENFNVTAASSLALVLAAFSVGLLLLMEWAKKRKEVH; this is encoded by the coding sequence ATGAAAAAGCTGTGGATCTCCTTAACATATGCCGTATTTCTCATTCTGCTGATTGCCCCGATCGTGAAAATTTTTACGGGGTCATGGGCGGAAGGCTGGAGCGGCTTCGCAGAAGCGCTCACGCGGAAGCAATCTCTTCACGCACTTATGATGACAGGAATTATCGTCGCAGTCGTGACAGTCATTAATACGATTTTCGGCATTATGCTGGCGCTTTATCTCGTCCGGGCCACCTGGCTGGGGCAGCGGCTAAAACAGCTTCTTAACAGCATAGTCGACCTGCCGTTTGCAGTATCGCCGGTTATCGGCGGACTGATGATTGTACTTATTCTGGGTCCGCATTCAGTTATTGGGGCATTCTTTGAAGATATCGGGTTTAAGGTGGTATACGCCCTGCCGGGCATGATACTTGCCACGCTGTTCGTCACCTTCCCGCTGATGGTGCGCGAGGTTATGCCGGTGCTGCAGGAAATCGGAGTGCAGCAGGAAGAAGCGGCTTCAACGCTCGGTTCCTACTCGTGGTACACGTTCTGGCATGTTACCTGGCCTTCGATCCGCTGGGGCGTCATCTATGGCGTGGTGCTGACCGTGGCACGCTCGCTGGGCGAATTCGGAGCGGTACTTGTAGTCTCGGGCAACATCATGAACAAGACACAGACGGCGACAACATTGGTGTATCAGGATGTCGAGAATTTCAATGTAACGGCAGCGAGCAGCTTGGCACTGGTGCTGGCCGCCTTCTCGGTCGGTTTACTGCTGCTTATGGAATGGGCCAAAAAGCGAAAGGAAGTGCATTAG